In Henningerozyma blattae CBS 6284 chromosome 6, complete genome, the following are encoded in one genomic region:
- the TBLA0F03530 gene encoding uncharacterized protein (Ty like retrotransposon): protein MLSIHHTDEHQLDDTPTPKYHEILLRSAIPKLEDGSHQSKNAVKTPSNLVIDPIVNVNHDQTNKYTSDPIGQQPMTSSTQPQSATECHKDGITNVSLDEPTELTTTLLPLQSPLSPTPVNPEEINKLKTILTISQTKQLANFPSEELPLATLPSNPTSHDCVIPELGEHEQIKEPIHAEEHHTQHITLKVKQPIKHSRPSTESRKKKKKKVMKHKDNITIPNSKTSENNKTQRKKTGPIKHKRLTKEILKFPPPIELPDITNQLLDEALNEIIKEPKELITEEVNKPAKENNTITTQDKIKQNKNKIEKVPLITYSKRGRKQKPSKKMLEYLKEVKNKDREIVGYIAFALMSQPKYFTYYLKGEDKTGYINAIIEEHNSFIKMEVYTAITKDETNGIKPIPLKVVLTKKTDEKCLFLKFKARFVCKGFKQISGIDFDELEISSSVSRLETLRIFIALSVSMKLDIKQYDVSTAFPNSKIDKEILVGLPKDLLEILNLPKGQLWKLNKTVYGLKQSNKEWINLVRNFMTKQGFTVNNVDENIYLRKIGHNVIICLSYVDDFLIATDNPNLRKELFNQMNKEWDVKDMGSVKKYLGMTFITYPDGSVSLDQRIYLTELLERYHDKNHKIRATPMSEIPIPLNEDNSTPLDKDETSVYRSIVGAILWASLCTRADLSYAISKLGSKSSKPTIDDKKILMHTLSYIKGTINRKLYFQAKKNKDNELIGFSDASFGTGKSILSQYGYIFTWSGTPISWCSKKQRSTSISMYESELFGLSEVYKESLWMRSLFETFSLNTNTIVIYEDNKNVISTAIGTEDHSASKHIGFRKKFINEITMTGLSVPFYVKSEHNIADLLTKPLGDIAFNKLILRMFGDEVKNQK, encoded by the coding sequence ACCATGAtcaaacaaacaaatataCATCGGATCCTATCGGCCAACAGCCCATGACTTCTTCAACTCAGCCCCAGTCAGCGACAGAGTGTCATAAGGATGGTATTACAAACGTCTCACTAGATGAACCCACCGAACTCACCACCACCCTCCTCCCACTGCAATCGCCACTATCACCTACTCCTGTTAACCCTGAAGAGATTAATAAACTTAAAACCATTCTCACCATATCACAAACAAAACAATTGGCAAATTTCCCCTCAGAAGAATTGCCACTTGCTACTCTTCCCAGCAACCCAACCTCTCACGATTGTGTAATTCCTGAGTTGGGGGAGCATGAACAAATCAAAGAACCTATTCATGCGGAGGAGCATCATACCCAACATATTACACTAAAAGTTAAACAACCAATTAAACACTCTCGACCCTCCACTGAGTCaagaaagaagaagaagaaaaaggtAATGAAACATAAAGATAACATAACAATAccaaattcaaaaacttcagaaaataataagacTCAAAGGAAGAAAACAGGGCCGATAAAACATAAGAGACTAACAAAAGAAATACTAAAATTTCCTCCACCAATTGAATTACCGGATATAACAAACCAATTACTAGACGAAGCTctaaatgaaataataaaagaaccAAAGGAACTTATTACAGAAGAAGTAAATAAACCagcaaaagaaaataatacaataacTACTcaagataaaattaaacaaaataaaaacaaaatagaaaaagtACCATTAATAACATACTCAAAAAGAGgtagaaaacaaaaaccaTCGAAGAAGATGCTAGAATACTTAAAAgaagttaaaaataaagacaGAGAAATTGTAGGATATATAGCATTTGCCCTAATGTCACAACCTAAATACTTCACTTACTATCTGAAAGGAGAAGACAAAACTGGTTATATTAATGCAATTATTGAGGAACACAATTCGTTCATAAAAATGGAAGTATACACGGCAATCACAAAGGATGAGACAAACGGTATTAAGCCAATACCACTAAAGGTAGTACTAACAAAGAAAACAGACGAAAAATGCTTGTTCCTGAAGTTCAAAGCCCGATTTGTGTGTAAAGGATTCAAGCAAATATCTGGAATAGActttgatgaattagagATCTCATCATCAGTATCCAGACTGGAAACattaagaatatttatagCATTAAGTGTATCAATGAAGCTAGACATTAAACAATATGATGTGTCAACAGCGTTTCCAAACAGTAAAAtagataaagaaatattagtTGGACTACCCAAGGACTTATTAGAAATTCTAAACTTACCAAAAGGACAACTATGGAAGTTAAACAAAACAGTATATGGATTAAAACAATCCAATAAGGAATGGATAAATCTGGTGAGAAACTTCATGACTAAACAAGGATTCACGGTAAATAATGTAGATGAGAATATCTATCTAAGGAAAATAGGACATAATGTAATAATATGCTTATCATATGTTGATGATTTCCTAATTGCTACAGATAACCCAAATCTAAGAAAAGAACTATTCAATCAAATGAACAAGGAATGGGATGTTAAAGACATGGGAAGCGTTAAGAAATACCTGGGAATGACCTTTATAACCTATCCTGATGGTAGTGTATCCCTTGATCAGAGAATATACTTAACCGAACTACTAGAGAGATATCATGATAAGAATCATAAAATACGTGCAACTCCAATGTCTGAAATTCCCATCCCATTAAACGAAGACAATTCGACACCTCTAGACAAAGACGAAACATCAGTATATAGATCTATTGTTGGTGCAATCCTATGGGCTAGTCTCTGTACTAGAGCTGACCTGTCCTATGCTATATCTAAATTAGGATCAAAGTCCTCCAAACCCACAATAGATGacaagaaaattttaatgcACACATTATCCTATATAAAAGGAACAATTAACAGAAAACTATATTTTCAAGCAAAGAAGAATAAAGATAATGAGTTAATTGGATTCTCAGATGCTAGCTTTGGAACAGGTAAATCAATACTAAGTCAATATGGGTATATATTTACATGGAGTGGTACTCCCATATCATGGTGTTCGAAAAAGCAAAGGTCAACATCAATTTCTATGTATGAGTCGGAGTTATTTGGACTATCTGAAGTCTACAAAGAAAGTTTATGGATGagatcattatttgaaactTTTAGTCTAAATACAAATACGATAGTGATATACGaggataataaaaatgtcaTCTCTACAGCAATCGGAACTGAAGACCACTCTGCATCTAAGCATATTGGATTTAGAAAGAAGttcattaatgaaattaccATGACAGGACTAAGTGTTCCATTTTATGTAAAATCCGAACACAATATTGCAGACCTATTAACGAAACCGCTTGGAGACATAGCATTCAATAAGCTTATCCTGAGGATGTTTGGTGATGAGGTCAAGAACCAAAAATGA
- the TBLA0F03540 gene encoding uncharacterized protein — MIPLLASYNQKKGIYCYFFTFLFIALLLNVVSLHHRKHSLWMGTVKLLVKRGTKWDAAKSAVLSGVLISAAATLFTAWQPVLCIVPTAPQCWTMIIGLTLTVLLTCGITARGLFREQFNHRNFDENNASNILASHIFTTFLDQYNLENTTEHTYPVYGLKDSSIVFYPPDETYSKVVQKFVDAGLGVPLLTMTNSSATSIQADNLTNFTTIHWNTALGKHTATHLEHYSLDEMVSDIIKQFQSGYNGTYHYNSEIEQSNENDCSERVKANWVSYNVPDDEDLMSQYEIRGSSLDSQGSWDGNIKSFANLFYTNQVHDSWKWSIDVVTENSIITCNFLDKFKWLRRKKRSFIHGEAYINQYGGISD; from the coding sequence ATGATTCCTTTATTAGCTAGTTATAATCAAAAGAAAGGCATATATTGTTATTTCTTTACATTCCTGTTTATAGCGTTATTACTTAATGTTGTTTCACTCCATCATAGGAAACATTCGCTATGGATGGGAACAGTAAAGTTATTGGTTAAAAGAGGAACAAAGTGGGACGCGGCCAAGTCTGCTGTTCTATCAGGCGTTTTGATAAGTGCAGCAGCCACATTATTTACAGCATGGCAGCCTGTTCTATGCATCGTGCCCACTGCTCCTCAATGTTGGACGATGATTATTGGGTTGACACTTACTGTGCTCCTAACATGTGGTATCACTGCTCGTGGTCTATTTAGAGAGCAATTTAATCATAGAAATTTTGATGAGAATAATGCCAGCAATATTCTTGCGAGTCACATCTTTACCACATTTTTGGACCAATATAACCTCGAGAATACAACTGAGCATACTTATCCCGTATATGGTTTAAAAGATTCTTCGATTGTATTCTACCCACCAGATGAAACATATTCTAAAGTTGTTCAAAAATTTGTAGATGCTGGTTTGGGAGTGCCACTACTAACAATGACAAATAGCAGTGCTACTTCTATTCAAGCAGAcaatttaacaaattttaCAACAATCCATTGGAACACTGCGCTTGGGAAGCATACTGCGACCCATCTAGAACATTACAGCTTGGATGAAATGGTTTcagatattattaaacaatttcaaTCAGGCTATAATGGTACATATCACTATAATTCTGAGATAGAACAGagtaatgaaaatgattgCTCAGAAAGGGTAAAGGCGAACTGGGTCTCATATAATGTACCAGATGATGAGGACTTGATGTCGCAATATGAAATACGAGGTTCATCGTTGGATTCCCAAGGTAGTTGGGAtggaaatattaaatcttttgctaatttgttttataCAAATCAAGTCCATGATAGTTGGAAATGGAGTATTGATGTTGTTACAGagaattcaattattacTTGTAATTTCTTGGACAAATTCAAGTGGTTGAGGAGAAAAAAACGTTCATTTATTCATGGTGAAGCTTATATTAATCAATATGGTGGTATAAGCGATTAA
- the TBLA0F03550 gene encoding Zn(II)2Cys6 transcription factor domain-containing protein (similar to Saccharomyces cerevisiae SUT1 (YGL162W) and SUT2 (YPR009W); ancestral locus Anc_8.109), with product MSAVQTSPKSIQIINKDNSLPPLLLPSLSLSLSNLSNSIASPPKPPASLPSTPPTNTTVPSSSNTPLPTIVNPEMSDYCYKVNSANLLAQLPTPIPTPPINHYNYPRQVQSYNTSPRLVSKSYRKNSLPTNASATNSATSHTLSKRQRIGPSCDNCRLKKTKCNAKVELILLDSNLLIKNSNLNLILNSSINLHYTLSPQDLKNLKDFVIYSNDLNYLSILNKISNLDTDTQVIKHLDKLLIFTPCSNCCKKNNHNCLFSKGFTRADINTFNKLLNLPENKGKSIYDLNLNDYQHSHY from the coding sequence ATGTCGGCCGTTCAAACTTCCCCAAAGAGTATCCAAATCATTAACAAAGATAACAGTTTGCCTCCTCTATTGTTGCCAAGTTTGTCTCTTTCTCTATCCAATCTCTCAAACTCAATTGCCTCTCCACCGAAACCTCCAGCCAGCCTTCCTTCCACTCCACCAACAAACACCACCGTACCTTCTTCTTCCAATACCCCTTTGCCTACAATAGTCAATCCTGAAATGTCGGATTATTGTTACAAGGTCAATTCTGCTAATCTGTTAGCACAATTGCCCACGCCTATTCCAACACCGCCAATTAATCATTACAATTATCCAAGACAAGTTCAATCTTACAATACTTCTCCAAGATTGGTCTCGAAATcttatagaaaaaattctttgCCCACCAATGCATCTGCTACCAATTCGGCAACCTCTCACACCCTTTCCAAAAGACAAAGAATAGGTCCTTCTTGTGATAATTGTAGATTAAAGAAAACTAAATGTAATGCTAAAGTGGAGCTCATTCTATTAGACTCGAATTTGTTGATCAAAAACtcgaatttgaatttgattttaaattcaagtATCAATTTGCACTATACTTTATCGCCAcaagatttgaaaaacttGAAAGATTTTGTCATCTATTCCAATGacttgaattatttgtCAATCTTGAACAAAATCTCCAATTTGGATACCGATACTCAAGTGATAAAGCATTTGGATAAATTGCTGATTTTCACCCCCTGCAGTAATTGCTGTAAGAAAAATAACCACAATTGTTTATTCTCCAAGGGGTTCACAAGAGCTGATATCAATACTTTTAACAAGTTGTTGAACTTACCTGAAAACAAAGGCAAATCAATCTAcgatttgaatttgaacgATTACCAACATAGCCACTACtaa